The Siniperca chuatsi isolate FFG_IHB_CAS linkage group LG2, ASM2008510v1, whole genome shotgun sequence genome window below encodes:
- the LOC122867561 gene encoding protein S100-B-like has protein sequence MEVSKESMSDLESGMVTIITVFHKYSGHKCKLKKAELKALINNEMSHFITKIQENEILDELFADLDQNGDLEIDFKEFIALIAMVTSACHELFIPSHYE, from the exons ATGGAG GTCTCAAAGGAGAGTATGTCAGACCTGGAGAGCGGCATGGTCACTATTATCACAGTTTTCCACAAATATTCGGGTCACAAGTGCAAGCTGAAGAAAGCAGAGCTTAAAGCACTTATCAACAATGAGATGAGTCATTTCATAACG AAAATCCAAGAGAATGAAATTCTGGATGAGCTCTTTGCTGACCTCGACCAGAACGGAGACCTGGAGATTGACTTCAAAGAGTTCATCGCCCTCATCGCCATGGTCACCTCAGCATGCCATGAACTCTTCATCCCAAGCCACTATGAATAG